One Deltaproteobacteria bacterium PRO3 DNA window includes the following coding sequences:
- a CDS encoding phosphoribosylformylglycinamidine cyclo-ligase (catalyzes the formation of 1-(5-phosphoribosyl)-5-aminoimidazole from 2-(formamido)-N1-(5-phosphoribosyl)acetamidine and ATP in purine biosynthesis), protein MKTPSTYQAAGVSIDAGNAFVEAIKPLLKKTKRPEVLTPIGGFAGLFSINKLKYDEPVLVSSTDGVGTKLKLAKDLQSFRGIGIDLV, encoded by the coding sequence TTGAAGACACCAAGCACATACCAAGCCGCCGGCGTCAGCATCGACGCGGGCAACGCCTTCGTCGAGGCGATCAAGCCCTTGCTTAAAAAGACCAAGCGGCCCGAGGTGCTCACGCCTATCGGCGGCTTCGCGGGCCTGTTCAGCATCAACAAGCTGAAATACGACGAGCCCGTCCTGGTCTCCTCGACCGACGGCGTCGGCACCAAGCTCAAGCTCGCCAAGGACTTGCAGTCCTTCCGCGGCATCGGCATCGACTTGGT